A genomic region of Gossypium hirsutum isolate 1008001.06 chromosome D01, Gossypium_hirsutum_v2.1, whole genome shotgun sequence contains the following coding sequences:
- the LOC107922096 gene encoding phosphoglycerate kinase, cytosolic, protein MATKKSVGDLKEADLKGKKVFVRVDLNVPLDDNFNITDDTRIRAAVPTIKYLMGHGSKVILSSHLGRPKGVTPKYSLKPLVPRLSELLGVEVKMANDCIGEEVEKMVAALPDGGVLLLENVRFYKEEEKNDPEFAKKLASLADLYVNDAFGTAHRAHASTEGVAKYLKPSVAGFLMQKELDYLVGAVANPKKPFAAIVGGSKVSTKIGVIESLLAKVDILILGGGMMFTFYKAQGYAVGSSLVEEDKLDLATSLLEKAKAKGVSLLLPTDVVVADKFAADANSKVVPASGIPDGWMGLDIGPDSIKTFSESLDTTQTIIWNGPMGVFEFEKFAAGTEAVAKKLAELSGKGVTTIIGGGDSVAAVEKAGLADKMSHISTGGGASLELLEGKQLPGVLALNDA, encoded by the exons ATGGCTACAAAGAAGAGCGTTGGGGACTTGAAGGAAGCTGATTTGAAGGGAAAGAAAGTGTTTGTTAGAGTCGATCTGAACGTTCCATTGGATGATAACTTCAACATAACTGATGACACAAGGATCCGTGCCGCTGTTCCCACCATCAAGTATTTGATGGGTCATGGCTCTAAAGTCATCCTCTCTAGTCATTTG GGACGCCCAAAGGGTGTCACTCCCAAGTACAGTTTGAAGCCTCTTGTGCCAAGGTTATCTGAACTCCTTGGAGTCGAGGTTAAAATGGCAAATGACTGTATTGGTgaagaagttgagaaaatggTGGCTGCATTACCAGATGGCGGTGTATTGCTGCTTGAGAATGTGAGGTTCTACAAGGAGGAAGAGAAGAATGATCCTGAATTCGCAAAGAAGCTAGCTTCTCTCGCTGATCTCTATGTTAATGATGCATTTGGCACTGCGCACAGAGCCCATGCTTCCACAGAGGGAGTGGCTAAGTACTTAAAGCCTTCTGTTGCTGGTTTTCTTATGCAGAAG gaaCTCGATTATCTTGTTGGAGCTGTGGCAAATCCCAAGAAGCCATTTGCTGCAATTGTCGGTGGTTCTAAGGTATCAACCAAGATTGGAGTGATTGAATCACTCTTGGCCAAGGTTGATATTCTCATACTGGGTGGAGGAATGATGTTTACCTTCTACAAGGCCCAAGGATATGCGGTTGGATCTTCACTTGTGGAAGAAGACAAACTTGATCTAGCAACATCACTCCTTGAGAAGGCCAAGGCAAAAGGAGTCTCTCTCTTGCTCCCCACTGATGTGGTTGTTGCTGACAAGTTTGCTGCTGATGCTAACAGCAAG GTGGTGCCAGCGTCAGGGATCCCAGATGGTTGGATGGGCTTGGATATTGGACCTGACTCCATCAAAACCTTTAGTGAGTCTTTGGACACTACCCAGACCATTATCTGGAATGGACCAATGGGTGTGTTTGAGTTTGAGAAGTTTGCTGCCGGCACTGAG GCGGTTGCCAAGAAGCTTGCGGAACTCAGTGGGAAGGGAGTGACAACAATTATCGGAGGAGGTGACTCTGTTGCAGCTGTGGAAAAAGCTGGGCTTGCTGACAAGATGAGCCACATCTCTACTGGTGGTGGTGCCAGCTTGGAGCTTCTTGAGGGCAAACAACTTCCAGGGGTCCTTGCTCTTAACGAcgcttaa
- the LOC107922181 gene encoding phosphoglycerate kinase, chloroplastic — protein sequence MASATTSTTLSLLKTTASTTSSSASRSSASLIRLPSTRRHLKSSPLIHSLGFSSAASGDSLLSLHVSSKVRSFKGKGSRGVVSMAKKSVGDLTAADLKGKKVFVRADLNVPLDDSQNITDDTRIRAAIPTIKHLIQNGAKVILSSHLGRPKGVTPKFSLAPLVPRLSELLGIQVVKADDCIGPEVEKLVAALPEGGVLLLENVRFYKEEEKNEPEFAKKLASLADLFVNDAFGTAHRAHASTEGVTKFLKPSVAGFLLQKELDYLVGAVSSPKRPFAAIVGGSKVSSKIGVIESLLEKCDILLLGGGMIFTFYKAQGLSVGSSLVEEDKLELATSLLVKAKAKGVSLLLPTDVVIADKFAPDANSKIVPASAIPDGWMGLDIGPDSVKTFNEALDTTQTIIWNGPMGVFEFDKFAVGTEAIAKKLAELSGKGVTTIIGGGDSVAAVEKVGVADVMSHISTGGGASLELLEGKELPGVIALDEAVPVAV from the exons ATGGCTTCTGCCACCACTTCCACCACTCTTTCCCTCCTCAAAACCACCGCCTCCACCACCTCTTCCTCCGCCTCCCGCTCTTCTGCATCCCTCATCCGCCTTCCTTCCACGCGCCGCCACCTCAAGTCCTCTCCTCTCATCCACAGCCTAGGCTTCTCCTCCGCTGCTTCTGGGGACTCTCTGCTTTCCCTCCATGTCTCCTCCAAAGTTCGATCTTTCAAGGGAAAAGGGTCAAGAGGGGTTGTTTCAATGGCCAAGAAGAGTGTTGGGGACTTGACTGCCGCTGATTTGAAAGGGAAGAAAGTGTTTGTGAGGGCTGACTTGAATGTTCCATTGGATGATAGCCAGAACATCACTGATGACACCAGGATTCGTGCTGCTATTCCCACCATCAAGCATTTGATTCAGAATGGAGCTAAAGTCATTCTCTCTAGCCACTTG GGGCGGCCAAAGGGTGTTACTCCAAAATTCAGCTTGGCTCCTCTTGTACCCAGGCTTTCTGAATTACTTGGCATTCAG GTTGTCAAGGCTGATGATTGCATTGGTCCAGAAGTAGAAAAGTTAGTTGCTGCACTTCCTGAAGGTGGTGTTCTTCTTCTTGaaaatgttagattttacaaGGAAGAGGAAAAGAATGAACCTGAATTTGCAAAGAAGCTTGCTTCCTTAGCTGATCTCTTTGTCAATGATGCATTTGGGACTGCACATCGAGCACATGCTTCAACAGAGGGTGTCACAAAATTCTTGAAGCCATCAGTTGCTGGTTTCCTTTTACAGAAG GAACTAGACTACCTTGTTGGTGCTGTTTCAAGCCCCAAAAGGCCTTTTGCTGCCATTGTGGGTGGCTCAAAGGTCTCTTCCAAGATTGGAGTCATTGAATCACTCCTTGAGAAATGTGACATTCTCCTTCTTGGTGGTGGTATGATTTTCACATTTTACAAGGCACAAGGCCTATCAGTCGGTTCATCCCTGGTAGAGGAGGATAAGCTTGAACTTGCAACATCACTTCTTGTAAAGGCCAAGGCAAAAGGAGTGTCTCTTTTGTTACCCACTGATGTGGTTATCGCTGACAAGTTTGCCCCTGACGCAAACAGCAAG ATTGTGCCGGCATCTGCTATCCCAGATGGCTGGATGGGATTGGATATAGGACCTGATTCTGTTAAGACATTCAATGAAGCTTTGGATACTACCCAAACCATCATCTGGAATGGACCAATGGGAGTGTTTGAATTCGACAAATTTGCAGTTGGAACTGAG GCTATTGCAAAGAAGCTAGCTGAACTTAGTGGCAAGGGAGTGACAACAATCATTGGAGGTGGAGACTCTGTTGCTGCTGTAGAAAAGGTCGGAGTTGCTGATGTCATGAGCCACATATCAACTGGTGGTGGTGCCAGTTTAGAATTGTTGGAAGGGAAGGAGCTTCCAGGTGTGATTGCCCTGGATGAGGCTGTTCCGGTTGCTGTGTAA